GGGTGGATTTACAGAACCCCTCGCGCGAGGAAACCAAGAGCGTGGAGGAAAAATTCGACGTCAACTTTCAGACCCAGCAGGAGCAGGCCGAAATTGAGAGCAGCTCACGGTACATTGAGGAAGACGACTTTCTGATTGCCAACTCCAACTTTCTGATTCCGGATAAAGAGCATATGTACGTGACGGTGCCGGTCAGTTTTATGCTCAAGGACGATACGCTGTTTACCTACCGCAACGCCGACCTGCGGTCGTTTGCCGATACCGTCAAAAAAATCAAATCCCGGCGGTCGGTGTTTAACGACGGGGCTCAAATTCTGATCACCATTTTCGAATCCCGGATCGACCACGACGCCGATTTGATCGAGATGGTTTCGCAGGAAATTAAAGCCATCAACCGCAAACTGGATCTGGATGCCGCGCTGGACCGGGAAATGCTCCTGAAAATCAACGATTACCAGGAGTTAACGATGTCAATCCGGGAAAACGTTGTCGACAAGCAACGGGTAATCTCGGCCATGATCCGCAGCGATGGCTGGTTTACCAACGACGAACAGCAGCGGCTTCGGACGCTCATCAAGGACATTAATTCGCTGATCGACCACACGAACTTTATTTTTGAACGGCTGGAATTTTTGCAGAACACCTTCCTTGGTTTGATTGATCTCGATCAGAACCGCATTGTGAAAATCTTCACGGTGGTTTCGCTGGTGTTTCTGCCGCCAACGCTGCTGGCGAGCATCTGGGGTATGAACTTCGCCAGCATGCCGGAGCTGAGCTGGCAGCTTGGCTATCCACTGGCGCTGGCATCCATTGTGTTATCCTCGCTGGTTACGCTCTGGATTTTCCGGCGAAAAAACTGGTTATAAAACCGTTAGCGGTTAATTAATGCCCGAACAAGCGTTACTTTTTGAAGCTTCAACCTTCTCAACAGGAGAAACTTCAAAAAGAATTTTATGGAATCCCCCGCTTTTTCGTTGCAGAGTGTGTATGATCAGGTAGCGGCTTTTGCTACGCTTTACGGCTTTAAAATTTTACTGGCGATTATCATTCTGGTTATCGGCCTGTGGCTCACGAATCAGGTGGTTAGGATGCTTTCGGCGGTGATGAGCAAACGGCATGTTGATCGTGATGTACAGCCCTTTCTGCTTTCGCTGGTCAACGTCTTGTTGAAAGTGCTGGTGCTGCTCAGTGTGGCCAGCACGCTCGGCGTTGAAACAACCTCATTTGTGGCCATCATTGGTGCCGCAGGCTTGGCGGTTGGTCTGGCCTTGCAGGGCAGTCTGGCCAATTTTGCCGGTGGGGTCCTGATTCTAACCTTCAAGCCGTTTCGGGTGGGCGATCTGATCAGTGCGCAGGGATTTACCGGAACCGTCGAAGCCATCCGGATTTTTGATACGGTGCTGATAACGCCGGATAACCGCACCATCGTTTTGCCCAACGGGGCGCTGTCCACGTCGCCCATGACGAACATTTCGGGCAAAGGGACCATCCGCGTTGATATGGTTTTTGCCGCCGGTAATGCCAACTCCGTCGACAGCATCAAGACCTCGATCGCGCGTGTGATCGATACCTGCCCGTACGCGCAGAAAGACCGGACCCACGATATTCTGGTAACCAAACTTACGGAACTGGCTTTCCATTTCGACGTCCGGGTCTGGACCAGCAGCGATACGTACTGGGAAACCTACTACTACATCCACGAAGGCATCGCCCGGCAATTTGCCAAGGATGGCATCAAAGGACCGGAGCCGAGCATTACGGTTATGGGGAATTTCAGCAACGCCAGCAATGGCTTGTTGACCAGACAGGCTGCTTGATTAAGCCAATTACACCGCGTAAATCAGAAAGCAGGAGGAGAAAAGAAAACGCTTGATTTACGCGGTGTAACAACTTACTCCAGCATGACTCGACTCAGCACCGGCCAGTGATCGGAGATAAAAACGTTGTCTTTCAGGATGGGCAGGTAATCGTGCCGGTTCACGTCAATGCCCGGCCCCACAAAAATAAAATCGATCACCGGTCCGCGCTGATCGGTTTTGAAGCCGTTGTAAGTGGTTTTCCCACCCGTGTGGGGATTCTTGGATAAGCGCTCGGTGTTGGCGAGCTTCAGAGACGAATCACCCATCAGCGCCTGGATGGCTGGCGAAATTTCCGGGGTGTTGAAATCGCCGGTTAAAATCACGGGTAAATCCTGACCTATTTTTTTTATCTGGGCGATCAGAAGGTTGGCGCTCTTTTGACGGGCCGTTTCGCTGAGGTGGTCGAAGTGGGTATTGATCACAAAAAGTTCACTTTCATTTCGTTTATCCCGGAAAATGCCGTAGGTCGCTATGCGGGGAAAAGCCGCTTCCCAGGATTTGCTGCCCGGTATGTCCGGGGTCTCGGAAAGCCAGAATGTTCCGTGTTTAAGAAGCTCAAATTTTTGTTTGTTGTAGAAAATCGGTGAAAATTCACCCTGCGTCTTACCGTCGTCCCGCCCGGCGCCAATCCACGCGTAGGCTGGCAATTGGTCCTGCAAATCGGCAAGCTGCCCCGCTAATGCTTCCTGCAACCCGGCAAAATCGACCTGATAATCCTGGATGACACCAGCGGCCATCTCTTTACGGTTGGGCCAGGCATTCAGTCCGTCCTGTGGGGTGTTAACCCGAACGTTAAACGAGAGAATATTCAGGGGAACCCGGGCGGTTCCGACGGAAACGGTCTGGGCCGAAACGGTCGAAACAAGAACCGTCAGAAGCAGAAAGGCTACTCGCATGCAGATAGACTTTGGTTGCGACGAAGTAAGCCGCCAGCCACCGGAAAAACAACCACAAGGCCAAGATTCCGGCAACCACTTCCCAACCCGGACGTTGTGTTTCCCTGATTTTCCAGTCCGCCGAACCGGACCGGAAACGTGTCGATCCACCCGATCCGGAGGGCCCAGATTTGTTGTCGGACCTGTGAGGTCCTACCCATTGCCGCCCGGATTCAGACCGGGGCCTAAGTAAATCGCCAAATTTCCAACATTTAGGGGGTAATCGGGCTTTGCATACGTATTGAAATCCCTACTCACTATGCAAACAATCCTGCCTCCAGAAACCGAAGCGAGTCCTGCTGCGCTGCCGGAAAAAACGACGATTCAGCTAACGATCAACGGCTCCGTTCACCAGCTGGAACTGGAACCGTGGACCTCTCTGCTTGACGCCCTGCGGGAGTATCTGCACCTAACCGGCACCAAAAAAGGGTGCGATCACGGTCAGTGTGGTGCCTGTACGGTCCTGGTCGACGGCAAGCGAATCAACTCCTGCCTGACGCTGGCCATTATGAAAGATGGCTCCGAGATTACGACGATTGAGGGGCTGGCCGGTGAAAACGGTTTACACCCGCTGCAAACGGCTTTTGTCGAGCACGATGCCTACCAATGCGGTTACTGCACACCGGGCCAGATCTGCTCGGCCGTGGGCATGATCAACGAGGGGCGGGCCAAAACAGCCGACGACATTCGCGAATTGATGAGCGGCAACCTCTGCCGTTGCGGGGCCTATCCGCACATTGTCGATGCCATTCAGGAAGTGATGCAAAACCAGACCCAAGCCTGACGTTATGAACCGATTCTCGTATTCCCGGCCCGGCAACGTCGATACGGCTGTGGACGAACTGGCCCACCGCGAGGGGGCGAAATTTATCGCGGGCGGTACCAACCTGCTCGATCTGATGAAAGAAAATGTTGAGCGGCCCAACCACCTCATCGATATCAACCACCTGGCGCTGAAGACCATCGAAGAGACTGAAGACGGAGGGCTCCGGCTCGGCGCGCTGGTTACCAATGCCGACACGGCCTACCATGAAAAGGTCGAAAGCCGGTATCCGCTTTTGTCGCAGGCTATCCTGGCCGGAGCGTCGGCGCAGTTGCGTAACATGGCGACCAACGGCGGAAATCTCTTTCAACGGACCCGCTGCTATTATTTTTACGATACCGGCACGCCCTGCAACAAGCGCGAACCCGGATCGGGCTGCGGAGCCATCAATGGGTTTAACCGCATTCACGCCATTCTGGGTACTTCGGACGAAAACCCGGAAAGCCGCTGCATTGCGACCCATCCGTCGGATATGTGCGTGGCGCTGGCGGCCCTGGATGCTGTTGTTCGGATAACCGGCCCAACCGGCGACCGGACCGTACCCTTTGCGGATTTTCATCGGCTGCCCGGCAACACCCCCTGGCTGGACACCACCATTCAGCCCGGCGAACTGGTGACGGCGATTGACCTGCCCGCCAAAGGATTTCCCGACTATTTCACCTACCTGAAACTCCGCGACCGGCAGTCGTACGCCTTTGCGCTGGTGTCGGTGGCCGTCGGGCTGGAAATCGAAAACAACCAGATCACCGACGCCCGGATTGCACTGGGTGGCGTAGCGCATAAACCGTGGCGCAAGCCGGAAGCGGAAGCGATGCTGGTCGGAAAGACGGTTAAGGAGTCTGATTTTCAATCCGTAGCCGAAACGATTCTGAGCGGAGCAAAAGGGTACGGACACAACACGTTTAAAATCGAACTGGCTAAACGCGCCATCGTACGGGCGTTGCAACGGGCTGCTAAAATCGAAACGGAATCATGACAAAATACATCGGAAAATCCATGAGCCGCGTCGATGGCGTGGCTAAAGTGACGGGAAAAGCGAAATATGCCGCCGAATATTTTGCGCCGGATCTGGCCTACGGTTACGTGGTGTCCAGTACCATTGCCAAAGGAAAAATCATCCGTTTTAATACCGACGAGGTGCTGCAAATACCGGGGGTGATTCAACTCTTTACGCACGAAAACCGTCCCCGTCTGGCGTGGTTCGATATTAGCTACAAGGATCAAGATGCCCCGCCGGGGTCGCCTTTCCGGCCCCTGCGCGACGAAAAAGTGGTCTACAACGGCCAGCCGATTGCGCTGGTGGTGGCCGAAACATTTGAAATTGCCCGGTATGCGGCTTCGCTGGTGAAGGTTGAGTACGAGGAGGAAGACCATGATACCGCGCTGGAACACAACCTGCATCGGAGTCGGAAGCCGAAATCGGGCGTGGCCAGCTTGCTGAAATCGCCCCCGCCCAAACCCCGGGGTGAATTTGACAAGGCGTTTCAGGCGGCCCCCTTCCAGACGACAGGACAGCATGTTCACTCCGTTGAGCACCACAATCCCATGGAGATGTTTTCCAGCACGGTTGTCTACGAAAAAAATGGAAAACTGACGATCTACGACAAAACGCAGGGTGCTCCCAACAGCCAGCTGTATGTGTCCCAGGTGTTCAACCTGCCGTTTAAGGATGTGCGGGTGATTTCGCCCTACGTCGGTGGAGCGTTTGGGTCGGGGCTGCGCCCGCAGTACCAGCTCTTTCTGGCGGTTCTGGCCGCACTGGAATTGAAGCGTTCCGTTCGGGTTTCGCTCACCCGTCAGCAGATGTTTACCTTTGGCCACCGGCCCGCTACCGTTCAGAATCTGTCCCTGGGTGCAAAGGCCGACGGCACCATCGACGCCATTCAGCACGACGCTATTGCCGAAACGTCCCGGTTTGAAGATTACTTTGAAATTGTGGTCAACTGGTCCGGAATGCTGTACCCGGCCGAAAATACCAAGTTTACCTACAACCTCGTGCCGCTGGATGTCTTCACTCCGCTGGATATGCGCGCGCCCGGCGGGGTAACTGGTGTTCCGGCCATCGAAATGGAGATTGACGAACTGGCGCATAAGGTGGGGATGGATCCCGTTGAATTCCGGTTGAAAAACTACACCGAAAAGGACATGGACCAGGACCTGCCGTATTCGAGCAAGGAGCTTCGGGAGTGTTTCCGGCAGGGCGCCGAACGGTTTGGATGGTCGGGCCGGAAGCCCGAACCGCGTTCAATGCGCCGGGGGCACACGCTGATCGGCTGGGGGATGGCAACCGGTATCTGGGATGCTACCCAGGGACCCGCCCGGGCGGAAGCCGTGCTGACGGTAAACGGAAAACTTCGGGTGACCAGCGCTACCGCCGACATCGGCACCGGTACGTACACCATCATGACCCAGATTGCCGCTGATACACTCGGGATGCCCATTGAAGATGTGATTTTCCGCCTGGGCGATTCGGACATGCCGCTTGCACCCATCGAAGGAGGATCCTGGACGGCCGCTACCGTGGGTACGGCCGTGAAGGTGGCCTGCGAAGAACTTGGCAAAAAACTGTTCAAGATGGCGCAGAAAATGAAAAATTCGCCGTTTGCGGATGTGAAGCCGGAAGACATTGTTTTTGCTGATGCACATCTTCGGCTTAAAGACAATCCTTCGGTGGCCGTTTCCCTGCGGGACATTGTCGGGACAAACGGGGGCCGGGCCGTTAGCGAAACATCGACTTCGCTGCCGAATATGCTGCAACAGCGCAAATACGCCCGGGCCGCTCACTCGGCGGTGTTTGTGGAAGTGGAAGTGGATGAGGATTTTGGCACCGTCCGGGTGACGCGGGCCGTTACGGCCGTGGCGGGGGGGCGCATTCTGAACCCTAAAACGGCCCGGAGCCAAATTATCGGCGGTATGGTGTGGGGAATCAGCAAGGCTCTGGAAGAAGAGAGCGTCATGGATCACCAGTTCGGGCGGTTCATGAACCACAACCTGTCGGAATACCACGTGGCCGTCAACGCCGATATTCAGGAGCTGGACGTTGTTTTTGTGGAAGAAAATGACACCATTGTAAACCCGCTGGGCGTAAAAGGGCTGGGTGAAATTGGCATTGTCGGAATGCCGGCTGCCGTAGCCAACGCTATATTCCACGCGACGGGCAAACGGGTTCGTAGTCTGCCGATTACGCTGGATAAATTGTTGTAGATCTGATTAAACCTTCGGGGTCGTTCTGGCATCTAAGGGGTATAACGCATTTATAACGTCCGCTGGGCCATGAAAACACGACCAATCTTACCAGCCTTTGGTATATTCATATTCTTTTTCATCGCGCTGGTTGGGCCGCAGAAAACCGTGGCCCAACCCGGCGTTGACATACCGGTTGAGTCATTTTACGACGAACTGGCGCCGTATGGCGAGTGGGTGCGTAACCCCGAATACGGCCAGGTCTGGATGCCCGAAGTAAACGACGATTTCCAGCCGTACGCGACCAATGGTCACTGGGCCGTCACCGAATACGGTAACACCTGGGTTTCCGATTACGACTGGGGCTGGGCGCCGTTTCACTACGGTCGCTGGCTCTTCGACGACTACTACGGCCGCTGGATCTGGGTGCCCGACAGCGAGTGGGGACCGGCCTGGGTGAGCTGGCGGTCCGGTGGCGGCTACTACGGCTGGGCTCCGCTGGGCCCGGGAATGGGCATCAACGTGAACATCAACATCAATCTGCCGTTCAATTACTGGACGTTTGTCCCACAGGTCTATTTCACCAGTCCGCGGGTGTACAGCTACTGCGTACCGCGCACGCGGGTGGTCAATGTTTACCACAACACAACTATTATCAACAACGTATACCGGTACAACAACCGCTCGTACGGCTACGGTCCGCGCCGGGAAGAAATTGAGCGGTACACGCGCCGGAACGTGC
This Larkinella insperata DNA region includes the following protein-coding sequences:
- a CDS encoding FAD binding domain-containing protein; amino-acid sequence: MNRFSYSRPGNVDTAVDELAHREGAKFIAGGTNLLDLMKENVERPNHLIDINHLALKTIEETEDGGLRLGALVTNADTAYHEKVESRYPLLSQAILAGASAQLRNMATNGGNLFQRTRCYYFYDTGTPCNKREPGSGCGAINGFNRIHAILGTSDENPESRCIATHPSDMCVALAALDAVVRITGPTGDRTVPFADFHRLPGNTPWLDTTIQPGELVTAIDLPAKGFPDYFTYLKLRDRQSYAFALVSVAVGLEIENNQITDARIALGGVAHKPWRKPEAEAMLVGKTVKESDFQSVAETILSGAKGYGHNTFKIELAKRAIVRALQRAAKIETES
- the corA gene encoding magnesium/cobalt transporter CorA, translating into MIRIFQQDETAVRKVRDIESFSDTERTLWVDLQNPSREETKSVEEKFDVNFQTQQEQAEIESSSRYIEEDDFLIANSNFLIPDKEHMYVTVPVSFMLKDDTLFTYRNADLRSFADTVKKIKSRRSVFNDGAQILITIFESRIDHDADLIEMVSQEIKAINRKLDLDAALDREMLLKINDYQELTMSIRENVVDKQRVISAMIRSDGWFTNDEQQRLRTLIKDINSLIDHTNFIFERLEFLQNTFLGLIDLDQNRIVKIFTVVSLVFLPPTLLASIWGMNFASMPELSWQLGYPLALASIVLSSLVTLWIFRRKNWL
- a CDS encoding mechanosensitive ion channel family protein, producing MESPAFSLQSVYDQVAAFATLYGFKILLAIIILVIGLWLTNQVVRMLSAVMSKRHVDRDVQPFLLSLVNVLLKVLVLLSVASTLGVETTSFVAIIGAAGLAVGLALQGSLANFAGGVLILTFKPFRVGDLISAQGFTGTVEAIRIFDTVLITPDNRTIVLPNGALSTSPMTNISGKGTIRVDMVFAAGNANSVDSIKTSIARVIDTCPYAQKDRTHDILVTKLTELAFHFDVRVWTSSDTYWETYYYIHEGIARQFAKDGIKGPEPSITVMGNFSNASNGLLTRQAA
- a CDS encoding xanthine dehydrogenase family protein molybdopterin-binding subunit — protein: MTKYIGKSMSRVDGVAKVTGKAKYAAEYFAPDLAYGYVVSSTIAKGKIIRFNTDEVLQIPGVIQLFTHENRPRLAWFDISYKDQDAPPGSPFRPLRDEKVVYNGQPIALVVAETFEIARYAASLVKVEYEEEDHDTALEHNLHRSRKPKSGVASLLKSPPPKPRGEFDKAFQAAPFQTTGQHVHSVEHHNPMEMFSSTVVYEKNGKLTIYDKTQGAPNSQLYVSQVFNLPFKDVRVISPYVGGAFGSGLRPQYQLFLAVLAALELKRSVRVSLTRQQMFTFGHRPATVQNLSLGAKADGTIDAIQHDAIAETSRFEDYFEIVVNWSGMLYPAENTKFTYNLVPLDVFTPLDMRAPGGVTGVPAIEMEIDELAHKVGMDPVEFRLKNYTEKDMDQDLPYSSKELRECFRQGAERFGWSGRKPEPRSMRRGHTLIGWGMATGIWDATQGPARAEAVLTVNGKLRVTSATADIGTGTYTIMTQIAADTLGMPIEDVIFRLGDSDMPLAPIEGGSWTAATVGTAVKVACEELGKKLFKMAQKMKNSPFADVKPEDIVFADAHLRLKDNPSVAVSLRDIVGTNGGRAVSETSTSLPNMLQQRKYARAAHSAVFVEVEVDEDFGTVRVTRAVTAVAGGRILNPKTARSQIIGGMVWGISKALEEESVMDHQFGRFMNHNLSEYHVAVNADIQELDVVFVEENDTIVNPLGVKGLGEIGIVGMPAAVANAIFHATGKRVRSLPITLDKLL
- a CDS encoding endonuclease/exonuclease/phosphatase family protein, which encodes MRVAFLLLTVLVSTVSAQTVSVGTARVPLNILSFNVRVNTPQDGLNAWPNRKEMAAGVIQDYQVDFAGLQEALAGQLADLQDQLPAYAWIGAGRDDGKTQGEFSPIFYNKQKFELLKHGTFWLSETPDIPGSKSWEAAFPRIATYGIFRDKRNESELFVINTHFDHLSETARQKSANLLIAQIKKIGQDLPVILTGDFNTPEISPAIQALMGDSSLKLANTERLSKNPHTGGKTTYNGFKTDQRGPVIDFIFVGPGIDVNRHDYLPILKDNVFISDHWPVLSRVMLE
- a CDS encoding (2Fe-2S)-binding protein, with product MQTILPPETEASPAALPEKTTIQLTINGSVHQLELEPWTSLLDALREYLHLTGTKKGCDHGQCGACTVLVDGKRINSCLTLAIMKDGSEITTIEGLAGENGLHPLQTAFVEHDAYQCGYCTPGQICSAVGMINEGRAKTADDIRELMSGNLCRCGAYPHIVDAIQEVMQNQTQA